The candidate division TA06 bacterium genome includes a window with the following:
- a CDS encoding dihydroorotase encodes MKELKIQKLEGTVILKNGRVIDPANKRDEVTNLVIIDGKIESIGKAGEIDPKAQVIDATGLVITPGLFDMHVHFREPGREDEETIETGSRAAAAGGFTGVACMPNTTPVVENQGIVQLVKSRQTAYCGIYPVGAVTKGLECQELAEMGDMFHAGAVAVSDDGKPVTNSNLMRRALDYCRMFDIPVISHCEDVFLSADGAMNEGALATRLGLRGIPNAAESSMAYRDAQLAALTGGRLHIAHVSCAETVDVVRQAKRRGIKITAETCPHYFTLTEEAVKGYSEMTRVNPPLRGKADVQAILEGLKDGTIDCIVTDHAPHSHEEKEVEFDQAPTGMIGLETSLGLCWTNLVETGVLTPSQLVEKMSLNPRNILKIGNGSAAGHGAGLTTSGKLEIGKMADLTVFDPKAKWTVDPEEFFSKSRNTPFKGFNLTGKTVMTVLDGSIIRT; translated from the coding sequence ATGAAAGAATTAAAGATACAGAAACTGGAAGGCACAGTCATCCTTAAGAATGGACGGGTGATAGATCCGGCCAACAAGCGGGACGAGGTCACCAATCTCGTGATCATAGACGGAAAGATAGAGAGCATCGGCAAAGCCGGGGAAATTGACCCCAAGGCCCAGGTGATAGACGCAACGGGGTTGGTCATCACCCCGGGATTGTTCGACATGCACGTTCATTTCCGGGAACCGGGCCGGGAGGATGAGGAGACCATCGAGACCGGGTCCCGGGCCGCTGCCGCCGGAGGTTTTACCGGGGTGGCCTGCATGCCCAACACCACGCCGGTGGTGGAGAATCAGGGGATAGTCCAGCTGGTTAAGTCAAGGCAGACTGCCTACTGCGGGATCTACCCCGTCGGGGCCGTCACCAAGGGGCTGGAGTGCCAGGAGCTGGCCGAGATGGGCGACATGTTCCATGCCGGGGCGGTGGCGGTCTCGGACGACGGCAAGCCGGTCACCAACTCCAACCTGATGCGCCGGGCCCTGGATTACTGCCGGATGTTCGACATCCCGGTGATCTCCCACTGCGAGGACGTTTTCCTCTCGGCCGACGGGGCCATGAACGAAGGGGCTTTGGCCACCCGGCTGGGCCTGCGGGGGATACCCAACGCCGCCGAAAGCTCCATGGCCTATCGCGACGCCCAGCTGGCGGCCCTGACCGGGGGCCGGCTGCACATAGCCCATGTCTCCTGCGCCGAGACGGTGGACGTGGTGCGCCAGGCCAAGCGCCGGGGCATTAAGATCACGGCCGAGACCTGCCCCCACTATTTCACCCTGACCGAGGAGGCGGTGAAGGGCTACAGCGAGATGACCAGGGTCAACCCGCCGCTGCGGGGAAAGGCCGATGTCCAGGCCATCCTGGAGGGCCTGAAGGACGGCACCATCGACTGCATCGTTACCGACCACGCCCCCCACTCCCACGAGGAAAAGGAGGTGGAGTTTGACCAGGCCCCCACCGGGATGATCGGGCTGGAGACCTCGCTGGGCCTGTGCTGGACCAACCTGGTGGAGACCGGCGTCCTGACCCCGTCGCAGCTGGTGGAAAAGATGTCGCTCAATCCCCGGAACATCCTCAAAATTGGAAATGGTTCGGCAGCCGGACATGGGGCCGGTCTCACCACAAGTGGTAAATTGGAAATCGGGAAAATGGCAGATCTGACGGTCTTCGATCCCAAAGCCAAGTGGACGGTAGACCCGGAGGAGTTCTTCTCCAAGAGCCGCAATACCCCTTTCAAGGGATTCAACCTGACCGGAAAGACAGTGATGACGGTGTTGGACGGCAGCATCATAAGGACATAG
- a CDS encoding aspartate carbamoyltransferase catalytic subunit, with translation MKWTKKDLLDLESLNREEISMVLDTARSFREILDRPVKKVPILRGKTVVNMFFEPSTRTSASFDMAAKRLMADTVNISPKTSAVQKGETLLDTARNLEAMKIDLVVIRHMSSGAPHFLASRIKSGVINAGDGQHAHPTQGLLDMFTIREKRGQLEGLNVLIVGDVTHSRVARSNIHGLIKMGARVSVCGPSTLIPMGIQELGVKVCYDLDKALAEADVVNVLRLQLERQKKGLLPSLREYSQLFCVTGERLKKAKPGITVMHPGPMNRGVEIEPAVADGASSVILDQVTNGVAVRMAVLYLLSGGEGSLSEAIKKEA, from the coding sequence ATGAAGTGGACTAAGAAAGACCTTTTGGACCTGGAGTCATTGAACCGGGAAGAGATCTCCATGGTCCTGGACACCGCCCGAAGTTTCAGGGAGATCCTGGACCGGCCGGTGAAAAAAGTTCCGATCTTAAGGGGCAAGACCGTGGTCAACATGTTCTTCGAGCCCTCCACCCGGACCTCGGCCAGCTTCGACATGGCGGCCAAGCGGCTGATGGCCGACACCGTCAACATCTCGCCCAAGACCTCGGCCGTCCAGAAGGGCGAGACCCTTTTGGACACCGCCCGCAATTTGGAAGCCATGAAGATAGACCTGGTGGTCATCCGCCACATGTCGTCCGGCGCGCCGCACTTTTTGGCCAGCCGGATCAAGTCCGGGGTGATCAACGCCGGGGACGGCCAGCACGCCCATCCCACCCAGGGGCTGCTGGACATGTTCACCATCCGGGAGAAGCGGGGCCAGCTGGAAGGCCTGAACGTCCTGATCGTGGGCGACGTCACTCATTCCCGGGTGGCCCGCTCCAACATCCACGGGCTGATCAAGATGGGGGCCAGGGTCTCGGTCTGCGGGCCGTCCACCCTGATCCCGATGGGCATCCAGGAACTGGGCGTCAAGGTCTGCTACGACCTGGACAAGGCTTTGGCCGAGGCCGACGTGGTCAATGTCCTGCGGCTGCAGCTGGAACGTCAGAAGAAAGGGCTGCTGCCCTCCTTGCGCGAATACTCCCAGCTGTTCTGCGTCACTGGTGAACGCCTGAAAAAGGCTAAGCCCGGCATCACTGTGATGCATCCCGGTCCCATGAACCGGGGGGTGGAGATCGAACCGGCGGTGGCCGACGGAGCAAGCTCTGTGATCCTGGATCAGGTGACCAACGGAGTGGCGGTGCGGATGGCCGTGCTTTATTTACTGAGCGGAGGCGAGGGCTCGCTTTCGGAAGCCATTAAGAAGGAGGCATAA
- the pyrR gene encoding bifunctional pyr operon transcriptional regulator/uracil phosphoribosyltransferase PyrR, with protein sequence MTKQKAVIMDDQQMERALVRISHEILERNKGVSELVIVGIKRRGATLGKFIAKTLSEIEKTTVPFGALDITFYRDDLQTIAHQPVVNPTEISFDLTNKVVVLVDDVLYTGRTVRAAIDELLDFGRPKRIELAVLIDRGHRELPIKADYVGKNVPTSHTEIIGVRTVEEDGQQQVIIKEMDNEVD encoded by the coding sequence ATGACCAAGCAAAAAGCCGTCATCATGGACGACCAGCAGATGGAGCGGGCCCTGGTGCGGATATCCCACGAGATCCTGGAGCGCAACAAGGGGGTGTCCGAGCTGGTGATCGTGGGGATCAAGCGGCGGGGGGCCACTTTGGGGAAATTCATCGCCAAGACGTTGAGCGAGATCGAGAAGACCACAGTGCCGTTCGGGGCGCTGGACATCACTTTTTACCGGGACGACCTGCAGACCATAGCTCACCAGCCGGTGGTCAATCCGACCGAGATCAGCTTTGACCTGACCAACAAAGTGGTGGTGCTGGTGGACGATGTGCTGTACACCGGACGCACGGTGCGGGCGGCCATCGACGAACTGCTGGATTTCGGGCGGCCCAAGCGGATAGAGCTGGCGGTGCTGATAGACCGGGGTCACCGGGAACTGCCGATCAAGGCCGATTACGTAGGCAAGAACGTGCCCACCTCGCACACCGAGATCATCGGGGTCAGGACCGTGGAAGAGGACGGACAGCAGCAGGTGATAATAAAGGAGATGGACAATGAAGTGGACTAA
- a CDS encoding peptidylprolyl isomerase, whose protein sequence is MKRTILLLALVLTIFSGRAQAKKFATLVTEFGDIKLELATKSSPKTVANFIAKAKAGAFDGTTFHRLVPGFVIQGGDPLSKDADQTNDGFGGDKMGVEPRKLSNKRGTVSMASSSRKQPIADQSDAQFFINLDDGCARLDGMGFIPFARVVKGMEVVDTIAKQPRDENDRPLKNVVIKKVVISEGKQ, encoded by the coding sequence ATGAAAAGAACGATCCTGCTGCTGGCTTTGGTTTTAACGATATTTAGCGGCCGGGCCCAGGCCAAGAAATTTGCCACTCTGGTCACCGAGTTCGGAGACATCAAACTGGAGCTGGCCACCAAGAGCTCGCCCAAGACCGTGGCCAACTTCATCGCCAAGGCCAAGGCCGGGGCCTTTGACGGGACCACCTTCCACCGGCTGGTGCCGGGTTTCGTGATCCAGGGCGGGGACCCGCTGTCCAAGGACGCCGACCAGACCAACGACGGTTTCGGCGGCGACAAGATGGGGGTGGAGCCCAGAAAACTTTCCAACAAGCGGGGCACGGTGTCCATGGCCTCGTCATCGCGCAAGCAGCCGATAGCCGACCAGTCCGATGCCCAGTTCTTCATCAACCTGGACGACGGATGCGCCCGGCTGGACGGCATGGGATTCATTCCGTTCGCCCGGGTGGTGAAGGGGATGGAAGTGGTGGATACCATTGCCAAGCAGCCCCGGGACGAGAATGACCGGCCGCTGAAGAATGTGGTGATCAAGAAGGTGGTCATCAGCGAGGGGAAACAATAG
- a CDS encoding energy transducer TonB translates to MQVTAEILLPVIGALVGTLIATFVVMIQSRQTAAIGFGVKQSKILMPLNLKKSMLLTLSSSLILILAGLSYFAVNAYIEAHKPVVEAPMVKITYSQLGAPPSLTGSDVAQEKISATAPGAAPTQGVPKPVPDEQAGDEDAATQSQMGAMSAGLATTGEATATGATVGEEEAYAGKGEFKAMEKTPEIVKKVAPVYPSMAKQRGSSGKVILYLLIGTDGHVRQADIAKSSGFDDLDEAAVAAAKQFIFTPAVAPGGKTVPVWVMYPVTFSLND, encoded by the coding sequence ATGCAAGTAACAGCTGAAATACTTTTGCCTGTGATCGGGGCGCTGGTGGGCACATTGATAGCCACCTTCGTGGTAATGATTCAATCCAGGCAAACGGCGGCCATAGGATTCGGGGTGAAGCAGTCCAAGATCCTGATGCCGCTGAACCTCAAGAAATCCATGCTGCTGACCTTGTCATCGTCGCTGATCCTGATACTGGCCGGGCTTTCCTACTTTGCTGTTAACGCTTACATTGAAGCCCACAAACCGGTAGTGGAAGCCCCGATGGTCAAGATCACCTACAGCCAGCTGGGAGCGCCGCCTTCCCTGACCGGGTCCGACGTGGCCCAGGAGAAGATATCTGCGACCGCTCCGGGAGCGGCTCCCACCCAGGGCGTTCCCAAGCCGGTGCCGGATGAACAGGCTGGCGACGAGGACGCCGCCACCCAGTCTCAGATGGGCGCCATGTCGGCCGGTCTGGCCACCACCGGCGAGGCCACGGCCACCGGGGCTACGGTCGGCGAGGAGGAAGCTTACGCCGGCAAGGGTGAGTTCAAGGCAATGGAGAAGACCCCGGAGATAGTTAAAAAAGTAGCTCCGGTCTATCCCTCCATGGCCAAGCAGAGAGGTTCGTCGGGCAAGGTGATATTATACCTTCTGATTGGTACCGACGGCCATGTCCGGCAGGCTGACATTGCAAAATCCTCTGGATTTGACGATCTGGACGAGGCGGCAGTAGCAGCGGCCAAACAATTCATTTTCACCCCGGCCGTTGCTCCGGGCGGCAAGACGGTCCCAGTTTGGGTGATGTATCCAGTTACTTTTTCCCTGAATGATTAA
- a CDS encoding biopolymer transporter ExbD: MGAVDMGPQESGKKGPGLRKRKGRPGIVMDMTPMVDIGFLLVIFFMTTTRFREPQAIEINLPPEIATETAKPVKESNVMTINIMGDGTILQNIANDVPAPVAFDSLDYLVSKVKLDNLNKQPAHIDGRTGIQYESGSEFLQRYKTFMDKNKDKDIPRTVLDSLNKVRDEKICRLTVLIKVSRESSYNNVVAVMDAVQQNQVARFSITEQTPEDLKAIEDAKKKAGQVKKGGK; this comes from the coding sequence ATGGGCGCAGTAGACATGGGGCCACAAGAAAGCGGTAAAAAGGGCCCCGGACTTCGAAAACGCAAAGGCCGGCCGGGCATAGTCATGGATATGACGCCGATGGTGGACATAGGCTTTTTGCTGGTGATCTTCTTCATGACCACCACCAGGTTCCGGGAACCCCAGGCCATCGAGATCAACCTGCCGCCGGAGATTGCCACCGAAACCGCAAAGCCGGTCAAGGAATCCAACGTAATGACCATCAATATAATGGGCGATGGCACCATTCTGCAGAACATAGCCAACGATGTGCCAGCCCCGGTAGCTTTCGATTCTCTGGATTACCTGGTCTCAAAGGTCAAGCTGGATAATCTCAATAAACAGCCGGCCCACATAGATGGCCGCACCGGAATACAGTATGAAAGCGGTTCCGAGTTTCTCCAGCGCTATAAGACCTTCATGGACAAGAATAAGGACAAGGACATTCCCCGTACGGTACTGGACAGCCTGAACAAGGTACGGGACGAGAAGATCTGCCGCCTGACTGTGCTGATCAAGGTCAGCCGCGAAAGCAGCTACAACAATGTGGTGGCTGTAATGGATGCGGTCCAGCAGAACCAGGTGGCCCGGTTCTCCATCACCGAGCAGACCCCGGAGGACCTCAAAGCCATCGAGGACGCTAAAAAGAAGGCCGGCCAAGTCAAGAAAGGAGGCAAGTAA
- a CDS encoding biopolymer transporter ExbD, with amino-acid sequence MSVKMKRRARIVMDMTPMVDIAFLLVIFFMSTYNARPPVTVDVVLPESRSPFKVPEANVMMVNVLAPEEAKALAESIGPTTLVTLINNIREASLQPGATVEMLKGMSGTLMPLASPELLMDIVKSPGKPLSRGRAAELAITEVRRHGSFITKLAKQEIASLKPEQMNARIDSMMIWYATGRDASQPLPLDQVGGTVVEERIRNPKLMMVMMVDKNCLSGKMLDLTKILQKEDVNMLRFSLVTNLKTDAKDTFGEEGR; translated from the coding sequence ATGTCGGTAAAGATGAAACGTCGGGCCAGAATCGTCATGGATATGACCCCGATGGTTGACATCGCCTTTCTGCTGGTAATCTTCTTCATGTCCACTTACAACGCCAGGCCCCCGGTCACCGTGGATGTGGTGCTGCCGGAGTCGCGGTCGCCCTTCAAGGTGCCGGAAGCTAACGTGATGATGGTGAATGTGCTGGCCCCGGAAGAAGCCAAGGCTTTAGCCGAAAGCATCGGGCCCACCACCCTGGTCACTTTGATCAACAACATCCGGGAAGCCTCATTGCAGCCTGGGGCTACGGTGGAGATGCTTAAGGGCATGAGCGGAACCCTGATGCCGCTGGCCTCCCCGGAATTGCTGATGGATATCGTAAAGTCGCCGGGCAAACCGTTAAGCCGGGGCCGGGCGGCCGAACTGGCCATCACCGAGGTGCGGCGTCACGGAAGCTTCATTACCAAACTGGCCAAGCAGGAGATAGCCTCCTTAAAGCCGGAGCAGATGAATGCTAGGATCGACAGCATGATGATCTGGTATGCCACCGGGCGCGACGCCTCACAACCCCTGCCTCTGGACCAGGTGGGCGGGACGGTGGTGGAGGAGCGCATCCGGAATCCTAAGCTGATGATGGTGATGATGGTGGACAAGAACTGTCTCTCCGGCAAAATGCTGGACCTGACCAAGATATTGCAGAAAGAGGACGTCAACATGCTGAGATTCAGCTTAGTTACTAACCTTAAAACTGACGCCAAAGATACCTTTGGCGAGGAAGGGAGGTGA
- a CDS encoding MotA/TolQ/ExbB proton channel family protein has translation MLKGLAEAPFIVKILVMGVLPAVVALGLGLALAFSKKMGLVTLFLYLIGGAVAYVIFNTLPKYVRDGGPIVMVLILLLVLLITYVIERSFTLARARGAKPIPVFMQEFREHLRSGNLSLAIAACESQKGSTANVLRAGLEKHMAVQNSDLTPDKKHAEVQRSIEEANMLETPLLERNLIMLTTIASIGTMVGLLGTTVGMIRSFQAMSNAGAPDASQLALGISEALINTAGGLLNGIGGIVANNFFMNKVSQFQFATDEAIYEMQQLLTIGEK, from the coding sequence ATGTTAAAAGGACTTGCCGAAGCTCCTTTCATAGTCAAAATACTTGTAATGGGAGTGCTTCCAGCCGTGGTGGCCCTGGGCCTGGGTCTGGCCCTGGCCTTTTCCAAGAAGATGGGTCTGGTCACATTGTTCCTCTATCTGATCGGCGGGGCCGTGGCTTACGTGATATTCAACACCCTGCCCAAATACGTCCGGGACGGCGGACCGATAGTGATGGTGCTGATCCTGCTGCTGGTGCTGTTGATCACCTACGTAATCGAGAGATCTTTTACTCTGGCCCGGGCCCGGGGCGCCAAGCCCATTCCGGTGTTCATGCAGGAATTTAGGGAGCACCTCCGTTCGGGCAACCTTTCCCTGGCCATCGCCGCCTGCGAATCCCAAAAGGGATCCACCGCCAACGTGTTGCGGGCCGGCCTGGAAAAGCACATGGCCGTGCAGAACAGCGACCTGACCCCGGATAAGAAACACGCCGAGGTCCAGCGGTCCATAGAGGAAGCCAACATGCTGGAGACCCCGCTGCTGGAGCGCAACCTGATAATGCTGACCACCATCGCCTCCATCGGCACCATGGTCGGTCTGCTGGGAACCACCGTCGGCATGATCCGGTCCTTCCAAGCCATGTCCAACGCCGGCGCCCCTGACGCCTCACAGCTGGCCCTGGGCATCTCCGAGGCCCTGATCAACACCGCCGGCGGCCTTCTCAACGGTATCGGCGGCATCGTGGCCAACAACTTCTTCATGAACAAAGTGTCCCAGTTCCAGTTCGCCACCGATGAGGCGATCTACGAGATGCAGCAGCTTCTGACCATAGGAGAAAAATAA
- a CDS encoding tetratricopeptide repeat protein, producing the protein MKSQQHLWRVLFSISMALVLLCGCATTGQAAKVKAEDLLIQAQAADQAGEYDQEMALLRQAITVKPKMAEAHYRLGALYLDRSMYDEAIGSLKVALVLKHDGAQKALAIAYFKAGKLDEAEALYKEMLVKNTNDMDLRYRLGNIYLAKGMLNEAGAEYRQVLQMDPNNGGAHNGLANLYYRQRKFEDAMSEYLQAIQMNPNLAEVNLDLGNAYYEKKQYVQAANYFKRYTELAPKDAVGYFMLAKAYQVQKDSSLFPQAIAMSEKAVKLDPNNDGAWYLLASLNRDLKNYDQSAQAFRKALELSPVDADRWYEAGKVYQKLGNTYWDAKDTVSAQAAFNSAIESYDKACELDPSKVESSYYDKATSYYQGGKYDLAIEWFKRRIKQNPKTAYGAWFNMGNTYSVKAQSLKNSKSPEAKALYLEALNCFAEARKLKMEKKTKPDREVVPVMESVAQHYYFIYKNFKESKYKVLTKTECNAILKIDPGNQTAKAILADMAPKIEVWD; encoded by the coding sequence ATGAAAAGCCAGCAACATCTTTGGCGGGTGCTGTTTTCCATCTCAATGGCCTTGGTGCTCCTGTGCGGATGTGCCACTACCGGCCAGGCTGCAAAAGTAAAGGCTGAAGACCTGTTGATCCAGGCCCAGGCCGCCGACCAAGCCGGGGAATACGACCAGGAAATGGCCCTGCTAAGGCAGGCCATCACCGTCAAGCCCAAGATGGCCGAGGCTCACTACCGGCTGGGCGCTCTGTATCTGGACCGCAGCATGTACGACGAGGCCATCGGCAGTCTTAAGGTGGCCCTGGTGCTGAAACATGACGGCGCCCAAAAAGCTCTGGCCATCGCCTATTTCAAGGCCGGCAAGCTGGACGAGGCCGAAGCACTGTACAAGGAAATGCTGGTCAAAAACACCAACGACATGGACCTGCGTTACCGGCTGGGAAACATCTACCTGGCCAAGGGCATGCTCAACGAGGCCGGGGCCGAATACCGCCAGGTGTTGCAGATGGACCCCAATAATGGCGGGGCCCACAACGGTCTGGCCAATTTGTATTACCGGCAGCGGAAGTTCGAGGACGCCATGTCCGAATACCTCCAGGCCATTCAGATGAACCCCAACCTGGCCGAGGTTAACCTGGACCTGGGGAACGCCTATTACGAAAAGAAGCAGTATGTCCAGGCGGCAAATTATTTCAAAAGATACACCGAACTGGCGCCCAAGGATGCGGTGGGATATTTTATGCTGGCCAAGGCATATCAGGTGCAGAAGGATTCATCTCTGTTCCCCCAAGCCATCGCCATGAGCGAGAAGGCGGTAAAGCTGGATCCCAATAACGACGGGGCCTGGTACCTGCTGGCCAGCCTGAACCGCGACCTGAAGAACTACGACCAATCCGCCCAGGCCTTCCGCAAGGCACTGGAGCTCTCCCCGGTGGATGCCGACCGCTGGTACGAAGCCGGCAAGGTCTACCAGAAGCTGGGGAACACCTACTGGGACGCCAAGGACACTGTTTCCGCCCAGGCGGCCTTCAATTCGGCCATAGAGTCCTACGACAAGGCCTGCGAACTCGATCCCTCCAAGGTGGAAAGCAGCTATTACGACAAGGCTACCTCCTATTACCAGGGAGGGAAATACGATCTGGCAATAGAGTGGTTCAAGCGGAGGATCAAGCAGAACCCCAAGACCGCTTACGGCGCATGGTTCAACATGGGCAACACTTACTCGGTCAAGGCCCAGTCCCTTAAGAACTCCAAAAGTCCCGAAGCCAAGGCTCTCTACCTGGAGGCCCTGAACTGCTTTGCCGAGGCCCGCAAGCTGAAGATGGAAAAGAAGACCAAGCCCGACCGTGAAGTGGTGCCGGTGATGGAATCGGTGGCCCAACACTACTACTTCATTTACAAGAATTTCAAGGAATCCAAGTACAAGGTGCTGACCAAGACGGAATGCAATGCCATTTTGAAGATCGATCCGGGCAATCAGACCGCCAAGGCCATTCTGGCCGACATGGCGCCCAAGATCGAGGTCTGGGATTAA